The Leptospirales bacterium genome has a window encoding:
- the trpS gene encoding tryptophan--tRNA ligase, giving the protein MRILSGIQPSGRPHLGNYFSMMRRMVDYQQHHELFCFIASYHSLTSVGEGQTLAQNILETAADFLALGLDPARCVFWVQSDAPEVQELAWILSMHITAPQLELAHSYKDKVAQGITPSGGLFFYPVLMAADILLFQSDRVPVGKDQKQHLEFARDIARRFNLQYGDLLKIPEPDILEDVAVVPGVDGRKMSKSYNNAIYPFAPEKELRKAIMGIVTDSTPVDAPKPAEGTPLFEIYSLFLDERGRQDLARRFAEPGKGYGHFKQELFEIVLQHFQQQRQRREEIMRDPQALRELLHAGAAKARRSAAATLHSVRRAIGLDY; this is encoded by the coding sequence ATGCGCATTCTGTCCGGCATACAGCCCAGCGGACGGCCTCACCTGGGAAACTACTTTTCCATGATGCGCCGAATGGTAGATTACCAGCAGCATCACGAACTGTTCTGTTTTATTGCCAGCTACCATTCACTGACCTCTGTCGGCGAGGGTCAGACGCTGGCGCAGAATATCCTGGAAACCGCCGCCGATTTTCTGGCCCTCGGCCTGGACCCGGCGCGCTGCGTTTTCTGGGTGCAGAGCGACGCGCCCGAGGTGCAGGAACTGGCCTGGATTCTTTCCATGCATATCACTGCGCCGCAGCTGGAACTGGCGCATTCCTACAAGGACAAAGTTGCCCAGGGCATTACGCCCAGCGGCGGTCTGTTTTTCTACCCGGTGCTGATGGCGGCCGATATCTTACTCTTTCAAAGCGACCGTGTTCCGGTGGGCAAAGATCAAAAGCAACATCTGGAGTTTGCGCGCGACATTGCGCGGCGCTTCAATCTGCAATACGGCGATCTACTGAAGATCCCGGAACCAGACATCCTGGAAGATGTAGCGGTGGTGCCCGGCGTCGATGGACGCAAGATGAGCAAGAGCTACAACAATGCCATCTATCCTTTTGCGCCGGAGAAAGAGCTGCGCAAGGCGATTATGGGCATTGTGACTGATTCCACGCCTGTCGATGCGCCCAAACCAGCCGAGGGGACGCCGCTTTTTGAAATCTATTCGCTATTCCTGGACGAGCGCGGTCGCCAGGATCTGGCGCGACGTTTTGCCGAGCCGGGCAAGGGCTACGGCCATTTCAAGCAGGAGCTATTCGAAATTGTGCTGCAGCACTTTCAGCAGCAGCGGCAGCGGCGCGAGGAGATCATGCGCGATCCGCAGGCGTTGCGCGAATTGCTGCATGCTGGCGCCGCAAAAGCGCGTCGTAGCGCCGCCGCTACGCTGCACAGCGTTCGTCGCGCCATCGGTCTGGATTACTGA
- a CDS encoding FecR domain-containing protein has product MRNRILSALLLGALVAGVSGIACKKETAGTRAHLLVIFAGEGAVVVQNGKESPARIGMAVEESDRIRTTQGQVDLQSSGGATVRVRPFTEIQVRSLMPQQGVSLDLKNGSLAARVRRAGAGEDFTVRTPTAIAGVRGTTFTVEEDAEHGAQVTVLEGQVALAPRIAAADDANLSGASQQSVAQAQEQLQAQETVIEGGQSGSLSPQTVQALQQANEAVAESASNNQALPAQVMQQLNAPEQPVQVAQADITIRDRAEQESLVAVSNDAFQQALENAGSPQATEALQNDYNREREGALQRIESEARNTQANSDAEIRRLYRLVEVVSLKDGRKITGAVMTQIGDVIVVHSAAGVDRVKVNDISYIDYQDAR; this is encoded by the coding sequence ATGCGCAATCGAATTCTAAGCGCGCTCCTATTGGGCGCACTCGTGGCCGGAGTGTCTGGCATCGCCTGCAAGAAGGAAACGGCGGGAACTCGCGCCCATCTACTGGTGATCTTTGCCGGCGAGGGCGCCGTGGTAGTCCAGAACGGAAAGGAAAGTCCGGCCAGAATCGGCATGGCTGTGGAAGAAAGCGATCGTATTCGCACAACGCAAGGCCAGGTTGATCTGCAGAGCTCCGGCGGCGCCACCGTGCGCGTGCGCCCCTTCACTGAAATCCAGGTGCGCAGCCTGATGCCGCAGCAGGGCGTTTCCCTCGATCTGAAGAATGGCTCGCTGGCTGCCCGCGTTCGCCGCGCAGGCGCTGGCGAGGATTTTACGGTGCGGACGCCTACGGCCATCGCCGGCGTGCGCGGCACCACCTTCACCGTGGAAGAGGATGCCGAACACGGCGCCCAGGTGACCGTGCTGGAAGGACAGGTAGCGCTGGCCCCGCGCATTGCTGCAGCGGATGATGCCAACCTCAGCGGCGCCAGCCAGCAGTCCGTAGCGCAGGCGCAAGAACAGCTGCAGGCGCAAGAAACGGTAATTGAGGGCGGCCAGTCCGGTTCGCTCAGTCCGCAAACGGTGCAGGCATTGCAGCAGGCCAATGAGGCCGTTGCCGAATCAGCGAGCAACAACCAGGCCCTCCCGGCCCAGGTTATGCAACAGCTGAACGCGCCGGAGCAACCGGTGCAGGTAGCCCAGGCTGATATTACCATACGCGACCGCGCCGAACAGGAAAGCCTGGTGGCAGTCAGCAACGACGCCTTCCAGCAGGCCCTGGAAAACGCCGGCAGCCCGCAAGCTACCGAGGCGCTGCAAAACGACTACAATCGCGAACGCGAGGGAGCGCTGCAGCGCATCGAATCCGAAGCGCGCAATACGCAGGCCAACAGCGATGCTGAAATCCGTCGTCTCTATCGCCTGGTAGAAGTGGTTTCGCTGAAGGATGGCCGCAAGATCACCGGCGCAGTGATGACTCAGATTGGCGATGTGATCGTGGTGCACAGCGCGGCCGGCGTGGATCGCGTCAAAGTCAACGACATCAGCTACATCGACTACCAGGACGCACGCTAG
- a CDS encoding ABC transporter ATP-binding protein has product MTKLALSARSVVKQFGKLRAVDRFDLEIEGGQFVALLGPNGAGKTTFVEMLEGLQSPDQGKIEIFGLDWRRSAARIRRRIGVALQETRFQDRLTVAEILNLFASFYGLGRSRVDQLLEQVQLSEKRAARVAHLSGGQRQRLALATALINEPECLLLDEPTTGLDPNARRDVWGILEGLKARGITLILTTHYMEEAERLCDRIVIMDRGRKLADGERESLLRSLGGEVIEFNSTLRPQRFQQTPGLTRAEALNGRRIRLTVRSAHKALPAILRLLPPARQSDLVCRRMHLDDLFTAMTGRSLDDTTNTAAD; this is encoded by the coding sequence ATGACCAAACTGGCGCTCAGCGCTCGCAGCGTGGTCAAGCAGTTCGGCAAGCTGCGCGCCGTAGACCGCTTCGATCTGGAAATCGAGGGCGGCCAATTTGTAGCGCTGCTTGGACCCAACGGCGCGGGCAAGACCACCTTCGTCGAGATGCTGGAAGGCTTGCAGAGCCCGGACCAGGGTAAAATCGAAATCTTCGGGCTCGACTGGCGCCGCAGCGCGGCCAGAATTCGGCGGCGCATTGGCGTCGCCCTTCAAGAAACGCGATTTCAGGATCGACTGACCGTCGCCGAGATCCTGAACCTCTTTGCCAGCTTCTACGGCCTTGGCCGCAGCCGTGTGGATCAGCTTTTGGAGCAGGTGCAGCTGAGCGAGAAGCGTGCGGCGCGCGTGGCGCACCTTTCGGGGGGACAGCGCCAGCGCCTGGCCCTGGCCACAGCATTGATCAATGAACCGGAATGCTTGCTGCTGGATGAGCCCACCACCGGGCTCGATCCCAATGCCCGTCGCGACGTCTGGGGCATCCTCGAGGGCCTCAAGGCCCGCGGCATCACTCTGATTCTAACCACACACTACATGGAGGAGGCGGAGCGGCTTTGCGATCGAATCGTAATCATGGATCGCGGACGCAAGCTGGCCGATGGCGAACGCGAAAGCCTGCTGCGTTCGTTGGGCGGCGAGGTGATCGAGTTCAACAGCACGCTCCGTCCGCAGCGCTTTCAGCAAACTCCCGGTCTGACTCGCGCCGAAGCCTTGAATGGCAGACGCATCCGCTTGACCGTACGCTCCGCCCACAAGGCGCTGCCGGCCATCCTGCGGCTGCTGCCGCCCGCTCGACAGAGCGATCTGGTATGTCGTCGCATGCACCTCGACGATCTCTTTACGGCAATGACCGGACGGTCCCTCGATGATACGACAAACACTGCTGCTGACTGA
- a CDS encoding ABC transporter permease, translating to MIRQTLLLTEAAIKEFFREPGTIFWALLFPILMAGALGLAFSKGEVEQVRIAVALPSDSPRFRQLQQAIAGPGSEKLNIELIAAADEDAALRSVRHGEAALYVTLDADGWRAHLDPSATTARTAWLAAERRLQLARGVRPAVNERLLSNLGDRYIDFLAPGMVAMGVMNSCLWGVGFGLIDLRTRKLLRRMAASPMSRAAFLLAQLIARLLFISIETGALLLFTWLFFGQQNQGAWGSVALLLLAGIAAFGGIAIFAASRAESLRAANGIVNALTLPMMVLSGIFFSYRNFPDWLVPILSRLPLSILADALRAVFNEGAGLTEIALPTAWLGAIGLCFFTLGMRMFRWR from the coding sequence ATGATACGACAAACACTGCTGCTGACTGAAGCCGCCATTAAGGAGTTCTTCCGCGAGCCGGGCACGATCTTCTGGGCCCTGCTCTTTCCCATTTTGATGGCCGGCGCTCTTGGCCTCGCCTTTTCCAAAGGCGAAGTTGAACAAGTGCGCATCGCTGTAGCGCTCCCTTCTGATAGCCCGCGCTTTCGCCAGTTGCAGCAGGCGATTGCCGGCCCTGGATCGGAAAAGTTGAATATTGAATTGATTGCGGCGGCGGATGAGGATGCCGCGCTGCGCTCTGTTCGTCATGGCGAGGCCGCATTGTATGTGACCCTTGACGCCGATGGCTGGCGCGCACATCTCGATCCCTCGGCGACGACGGCGCGTACGGCCTGGCTGGCGGCAGAAAGGCGATTGCAGCTGGCGCGCGGCGTGCGACCGGCGGTAAATGAACGTCTGCTTTCCAACCTGGGCGATCGCTACATCGATTTTCTGGCCCCTGGCATGGTCGCCATGGGCGTGATGAACTCTTGCTTGTGGGGCGTCGGCTTCGGTTTGATTGATCTGAGGACTCGCAAGCTGCTGCGACGGATGGCGGCCAGTCCGATGAGTCGCGCCGCATTCCTGCTGGCTCAGCTGATTGCGCGCTTGCTCTTTATCAGTATCGAAACCGGCGCGCTGCTGCTCTTTACCTGGCTCTTTTTCGGGCAGCAGAATCAGGGCGCGTGGGGCAGCGTTGCGCTCTTGCTGCTGGCCGGCATCGCCGCGTTTGGCGGCATTGCCATCTTTGCTGCCAGTCGCGCCGAAAGCCTGCGCGCCGCAAACGGCATCGTCAATGCCTTGACCCTGCCAATGATGGTCCTATCCGGGATATTCTTCAGCTATCGCAACTTTCCAGATTGGCTGGTCCCAATTCTCTCGCGGCTGCCGCTTTCGATTCTGGCCGACGCCCTGCGCGCGGTTTTCAATGAAGGGGCGGGTCTGACTGAGATCGCGCTTCCGACGGCGTGGTTGGGCGCGATCGGGCTCTGCTTTTTCACGCTTGGAATGCGCATGTTTCGCTGGCGTTGA
- the cysK gene encoding cysteine synthase A, protein MKANSILDTIGATPHLRINRLYPSAQEVWIKLERANPGGSIKDRIALAMIEDAEKRGQLKKGSVIIEPTSGNTGIGLAMVAAVKGYKLILVMPESMSVERRRLMAAYGASFELTPRERGMKGAIEKARELTEGMDNAWMPMQFDNEANTEVHMRTTAQEILKDFPEGLDCLITGVGTGGHITGCARILKEKFPKLKVFAVEPAASPVLSGGQPGPHPIQGIGAGFVPGIMDVKLLDGVIQVSKEEAFDFAQRAAREEGLFIGVSSGASLAAVHKKLPEMSAGSKILTFCYDTGERYLSVEGLFELKS, encoded by the coding sequence ATGAAAGCAAACAGCATTCTGGATACGATTGGCGCCACGCCTCACTTGCGGATCAACCGCCTCTACCCCTCCGCTCAAGAGGTATGGATCAAGCTGGAACGAGCCAACCCCGGCGGATCAATCAAGGATCGCATTGCTCTGGCCATGATCGAGGATGCCGAGAAGCGCGGACAGCTGAAGAAAGGATCGGTAATCATCGAGCCGACCTCGGGCAACACTGGCATTGGATTGGCGATGGTGGCGGCGGTGAAAGGCTACAAACTGATCCTGGTCATGCCGGAGTCCATGTCCGTCGAGCGGCGTCGATTGATGGCCGCCTATGGCGCCAGCTTTGAACTTACGCCGCGAGAGCGCGGCATGAAGGGCGCCATCGAAAAGGCCCGCGAATTGACCGAAGGCATGGACAATGCCTGGATGCCGATGCAATTCGACAACGAGGCAAATACGGAAGTACACATGCGCACTACGGCGCAGGAGATCTTGAAAGACTTTCCCGAGGGCCTCGACTGCCTGATCACCGGCGTAGGCACCGGCGGACACATCACCGGCTGTGCACGCATACTAAAGGAAAAGTTTCCAAAGCTGAAGGTTTTTGCTGTGGAACCGGCGGCATCGCCAGTACTCAGCGGCGGACAGCCAGGCCCGCATCCAATCCAGGGCATTGGCGCCGGTTTCGTACCTGGCATCATGGACGTGAAATTGCTCGACGGAGTTATCCAGGTCAGCAAAGAGGAAGCCTTCGATTTTGCGCAGCGCGCCGCGCGCGAAGAAGGACTTTTCATCGGCGTGAGTTCCGGCGCCTCGCTGGCTGCGGTGCACAAGAAGCTGCCGGAGATGAGCGCCGGCTCGAAGATCCTGACCTTCTGCTACGATACCGGAGAGCGTTACCTCTCTGTGGAAGGCCTCTTTGAATTGAAGAGCTGA
- a CDS encoding serine O-acetyltransferase, whose amino-acid sequence MSGVLPASLSAARAIFERRRELRDLHPLKRASEAFINDLLGAFFPHHANRPIASESDMAAALAGIEEELVTVLRMLREQLGLSVEAKPEDFFERLPQLYARLLADAESLYQGDPAAESVDEVILAYPGFLAIAMFRIAHELHLMEIPVAPRLMTECAHRLTGIDIHPGARIGAAFCIDHGTGVVIGETTIIGDNVKLYQGVTLGALSVDKDLARQKRHPTIEDRVVIYAGATILGGDTTIGHDSVIGGNVWLTSSVPAHSLVTHRSGDRVRDRRLRKDFEIDFVI is encoded by the coding sequence ATGAGCGGAGTACTACCAGCCTCCCTGTCCGCAGCGCGCGCCATATTTGAACGGCGCCGGGAATTGCGCGACCTGCATCCCCTGAAACGGGCCAGCGAAGCATTTATCAACGATCTGCTGGGCGCTTTTTTCCCGCACCACGCCAATCGTCCCATTGCCAGCGAGTCCGACATGGCTGCGGCCCTGGCCGGGATCGAAGAGGAACTGGTCACTGTCCTGCGCATGCTGCGCGAGCAGCTGGGACTCAGTGTGGAGGCAAAACCAGAAGATTTTTTTGAGCGTCTGCCGCAGCTGTACGCCCGGCTGCTGGCCGACGCCGAATCGCTCTATCAAGGCGACCCGGCGGCAGAAAGCGTGGACGAAGTCATCCTGGCCTATCCTGGCTTTCTGGCAATTGCCATGTTCCGCATTGCCCATGAGCTGCACCTGATGGAGATTCCGGTTGCGCCGCGCCTGATGACGGAGTGCGCCCACCGTTTGACCGGCATTGATATCCATCCCGGCGCACGCATCGGGGCGGCTTTCTGCATTGATCATGGCACCGGCGTGGTGATCGGCGAGACCACTATCATCGGCGATAACGTCAAACTCTACCAGGGCGTCACCCTGGGCGCGCTCAGCGTGGACAAGGATCTGGCCCGGCAAAAGCGACATCCGACCATCGAGGACCGCGTTGTGATCTATGCCGGGGCCACGATCCTTGGCGGGGACACGACCATCGGCCACGACAGCGTCATTGGCGGCAACGTATGGTTGACGAGCAGCGTGCCCGCTCATTCCCTCGTGACGCACCGTAGCGGCGACCGCGTGCGCGACCGCCGACTGCGCAAAGACTTCGAAATCGACTTTGTGATCTGA
- a CDS encoding sensor domain-containing diguanylate cyclase yields the protein MSSAAGVKEKPAECSAGPGPLLVFFGAWRVDLAVCGYSRPAHWKKCPGINGGQAILRKRLAPTALSVLAMTESSSSCHCAESADLVRYLLENSHDPFVALDAGGRIRQANQVFARICGLAREKLSGLSFYSLIHLEDREAGMERLARPGAEQLETSLEHRVAGLSELEIWISWRFIRRPDSGLWYGVGREISERWRELADFARFEASRQDLARAHLEKTRLLKKMEQQAALLELQSRTDDLTGVYNRRYLNHRMRDEIDRAHRYRRPLALAMCDVDHFKQINDSFSHSVGDRSLARIARILSDCVRSVDCVARYGGEEFAMLFPETDGRGAERIAEKVRAGVQSFDWSQISPELKITVSIGVAELGERRNADELLIAADRNLYSAKDAGRNCVMLVQ from the coding sequence GTGTCCTCTGCGGCAGGAGTCAAGGAGAAGCCTGCGGAGTGCAGTGCGGGGCCCGGGCCGCTTCTGGTATTTTTTGGCGCCTGGCGAGTCGACCTTGCCGTTTGCGGCTATTCGCGGCCGGCCCACTGGAAAAAATGTCCGGGGATCAACGGGGGACAGGCCATTTTGCGCAAGCGGCTGGCCCCCACAGCGTTATCAGTACTGGCCATGACCGAATCCAGCTCCAGCTGCCATTGTGCCGAGTCGGCTGATCTTGTGCGCTATTTGCTGGAAAATTCCCACGACCCCTTTGTGGCCCTGGACGCCGGCGGTCGGATTCGCCAGGCAAATCAGGTCTTTGCCCGAATTTGCGGTCTGGCCCGGGAGAAGCTGAGCGGGCTTTCCTTCTACTCTCTGATCCACCTGGAGGATCGTGAGGCTGGAATGGAGCGTCTGGCCCGCCCCGGTGCAGAGCAGCTGGAAACGTCGCTGGAACATCGCGTGGCCGGTCTCAGCGAACTTGAAATCTGGATCAGCTGGCGCTTTATTCGACGGCCAGATAGCGGCCTTTGGTACGGAGTGGGCCGGGAGATCAGCGAGCGCTGGCGCGAGCTGGCTGATTTCGCTCGCTTTGAAGCCTCCCGCCAGGACCTGGCGCGGGCCCATCTGGAAAAGACACGACTGCTCAAGAAAATGGAGCAACAGGCGGCGCTGCTGGAGTTGCAGAGCCGCACCGATGACCTGACCGGCGTCTACAATCGCCGCTACCTGAATCACCGTATGCGCGACGAAATCGACCGCGCCCATCGCTACCGCCGTCCGCTGGCGCTGGCCATGTGCGATGTGGATCATTTCAAGCAAATCAATGACTCCTTCTCGCACAGCGTTGGCGACCGCAGTCTGGCGCGCATTGCGCGTATTCTTTCCGATTGTGTTCGCTCCGTGGATTGTGTGGCCCGCTATGGCGGCGAGGAATTTGCCATGCTCTTTCCCGAAACCGACGGCCGCGGCGCAGAGCGCATCGCCGAGAAGGTGCGCGCCGGCGTTCAGTCATTTGACTGGTCGCAGATATCCCCCGAATTGAAAATCACTGTAAGCATAGGCGTTGCCGAACTGGGCGAGCGGCGCAACGCCGATGAACTGTTGATTGCCGCCGATCGCAATCTGTACTCGGCTAAGGATGCCGGACGCAATTGCGTCATGCTGGTCCAGTAA
- a CDS encoding DnaJ domain-containing protein, with amino-acid sequence MRPVELYAALLGISAAVDEIELRKAYRRLARENHPDRFEPRLREEQSRRMAEINEAYRAWLRLLRGGGSVLPPAGSAARPAPAARGATAPTAPAAETRALAELRDPAYAYYKQGFVHFSRGAGGMMFRGRSRRILPDENGLRRVLDSLAAFVQAQGYFRRLIEEFPDSIWTADAEWKLVRIRGFLRVYESIRGNLERRLRENQEQQ; translated from the coding sequence TTGCGTCCGGTTGAACTCTACGCCGCCCTGCTTGGCATCTCTGCCGCCGTTGACGAGATCGAACTGCGCAAAGCGTACCGTCGACTGGCGCGCGAAAATCATCCCGATCGCTTCGAGCCCCGGTTGCGCGAGGAGCAGTCGCGCCGCATGGCCGAAATCAATGAGGCCTACCGCGCCTGGCTGCGCTTGCTGCGCGGCGGCGGATCTGTGCTGCCGCCGGCCGGCAGCGCCGCCCGTCCAGCGCCTGCCGCTCGCGGCGCTACCGCGCCCACGGCGCCGGCGGCGGAAACGCGAGCACTGGCTGAGCTGCGCGATCCCGCTTACGCCTACTACAAGCAGGGTTTTGTGCACTTCAGTCGTGGCGCCGGCGGCATGATGTTTCGCGGTCGCTCACGGCGCATTCTACCAGACGAAAATGGATTGCGCCGCGTTCTGGATTCGCTTGCAGCTTTTGTCCAGGCGCAGGGATATTTTCGAAGATTGATCGAGGAATTTCCGGATAGCATCTGGACGGCGGACGCCGAATGGAAGCTGGTGCGTATTCGCGGATTCTTGCGCGTTTACGAAAGCATCCGCGGCAACCTCGAGCGCCGTCTGCGCGAAAACCAGGAGCAGCAATGA
- a CDS encoding isochorismatase family protein gives MRVLLSESCGLLIDVQERLLPAIHNSPALLDSIGLLLRGLSLLGAPLLVSEQYRKGLGPTVTTLQDCLQQNGYGESLQAAIDKTSFSCCGHSGFVQKLEGLQRRSVILMGIESHVCVQQTAIDLLTAGYTVVVVADCVASRRPEHKDLALHRLRHEGAIVTSAESLLFELCREAGTERFKAISALVR, from the coding sequence GTGCGCGTCTTGCTATCAGAAAGTTGCGGTCTCTTGATCGATGTTCAGGAACGCCTCCTGCCAGCGATCCACAATTCGCCGGCCCTGCTGGATTCCATCGGGCTGCTGTTGCGCGGTCTCTCGCTGCTGGGCGCTCCGCTGCTGGTCAGCGAGCAGTACCGCAAGGGCCTGGGCCCCACCGTGACGACGCTTCAGGACTGCCTGCAGCAGAACGGCTATGGCGAATCCTTGCAGGCGGCAATTGACAAGACCAGCTTCAGCTGTTGCGGCCACAGCGGATTTGTCCAGAAGCTGGAAGGACTGCAACGTCGGTCGGTAATCTTGATGGGCATTGAAAGTCATGTATGCGTCCAGCAAACAGCCATCGATCTATTGACTGCCGGCTATACAGTCGTAGTCGTCGCCGACTGCGTCGCTTCGCGCCGCCCGGAACACAAAGACCTGGCTTTGCATCGTCTGCGTCACGAGGGCGCCATCGTTACCTCTGCTGAATCCTTGCTCTTTGAGCTTTGCCGTGAGGCTGGCACGGAGCGTTTCAAGGCCATCTCGGCTCTGGTCCGTTAA
- a CDS encoding TfoX/Sxy family protein, which produces MAEAEFVAFLLEQLRPLGAVRARRMFGGYGVYRGAQMFALVADGVLYLKTDEGNRAEFEAADQRPFVYETKAGRRTAMSYFTAPEESIEDSEQLLRWAQSALAAARRATAASPRQKKKAVSDRGAKKSAARGLNQRKKKAKTTARKPRRNPS; this is translated from the coding sequence ATGGCCGAGGCTGAATTTGTCGCCTTCCTGCTGGAGCAGTTGCGCCCGCTGGGTGCGGTCCGCGCGCGACGCATGTTTGGCGGCTATGGCGTTTATCGCGGCGCGCAGATGTTCGCTCTGGTCGCCGATGGCGTGCTCTATCTGAAAACGGATGAAGGCAATCGCGCCGAATTCGAGGCCGCCGATCAACGGCCCTTTGTCTACGAAACCAAAGCCGGTCGCAGAACGGCGATGAGTTACTTTACGGCGCCAGAAGAATCGATTGAGGATTCCGAACAACTGTTGCGCTGGGCGCAAAGCGCGCTGGCTGCGGCGCGGCGCGCGACGGCGGCCAGTCCGCGGCAGAAAAAGAAAGCGGTCTCCGACCGCGGCGCAAAGAAGTCGGCGGCCCGCGGCCTCAACCAGCGGAAGAAGAAGGCGAAAACAACCGCCCGCAAGCCTCGTCGAAATCCCTCCTGA
- a CDS encoding DMT family transporter, producing MSEAPESIAAKSDSNASIYFQLTLTALFWSGAFFAGKLALVWATPMETAAARFLTAGAILLAVLRWRSGLHSVLDRAFLVQAVMLGLIGITLYNVFFFHGLAQTAPLNASLIVASNPSMTALLAWFFRGERPSARAAAGIALSFSGVAIVASNASLKQLLQLHFGPGDLMIVGSSFCWAIYSLFSQRLMRQRGALELAAWSTSAGALLLIPLAMLESRGLQWLGRPAATLSILYMAALASALAFTLWNRGVARLGAPRSAIFINLVPLFSFLISLASGVQPGLAQIAGGAAILSGVYLTSAPSRVATARRAESAAAGGKDHGRG from the coding sequence GTGAGCGAAGCGCCGGAGTCCATCGCTGCAAAGAGCGATTCCAATGCTTCGATCTATTTTCAGCTGACGCTGACGGCGCTATTCTGGTCAGGGGCCTTCTTTGCAGGCAAGCTGGCGCTGGTCTGGGCCACGCCCATGGAAACGGCCGCGGCGCGTTTTCTAACAGCCGGCGCAATTCTTCTGGCCGTGTTGCGCTGGCGCAGCGGCCTGCACAGCGTCCTCGATCGCGCCTTTCTGGTTCAGGCGGTGATGCTCGGTTTGATCGGAATTACTTTGTACAACGTATTTTTCTTTCACGGTCTGGCGCAGACCGCGCCGCTGAACGCATCGCTGATTGTGGCCAGCAACCCATCGATGACGGCGCTGCTGGCCTGGTTCTTTCGCGGCGAACGTCCTTCGGCGCGCGCCGCCGCCGGCATCGCACTATCCTTCAGCGGCGTTGCCATCGTTGCCAGCAACGCCTCGCTCAAGCAACTGCTGCAGCTGCACTTTGGACCTGGCGACCTGATGATCGTGGGCAGTTCCTTTTGCTGGGCAATCTACTCGCTTTTCAGCCAGCGTCTGATGCGCCAGCGCGGCGCGCTGGAACTTGCCGCGTGGTCCACCAGCGCTGGCGCACTGCTGTTGATCCCGCTGGCGATGCTGGAAAGCCGCGGCCTGCAGTGGCTGGGCCGTCCGGCAGCGACGCTTTCAATCCTTTACATGGCGGCGCTGGCTTCGGCCTTAGCATTTACGCTCTGGAATCGCGGCGTAGCCCGCCTGGGCGCGCCGCGCTCCGCCATCTTCATCAACCTGGTGCCGCTTTTTTCCTTCTTGATCTCTCTGGCCAGCGGCGTTCAACCGGGATTGGCGCAAATCGCAGGCGGCGCGGCCATTCTCAGCGGAGTCTATCTGACCAGCGCGCCCTCGCGAGTCGCAACCGCGCGCCGGGCAGAGTCCGCCGCCGCTGGAGGCAAAGATCATGGCCGAGGCTGA